ATTGCGTGTTGAATAATAATTTGTAGGCAATCTGTGTTATAtcagtaattatgtattattagtaACTAAAATAAGTTCATGACAGTGTGAACAACACGTAAtagttattttgttaatatttcctTCTTTTGTAGATAAATGCGACAATTTAAATTCTTTATAAGTGCAAACATTGTATAGTTATTTTGTGATAGACCTGTTTGCTAGTATGAAAGTCTTTTAGGCCTACCGGCATAGAGCCATATACTTAGAGCCTATTGGCATAATGCCAGACATTCGAAATAATGTAATTATCCTGATTATACAATGTTCGTTACCTTACATTAAGTTTTACAGCGAAcagattaaatatgtttttttttttcttataggcttGCATAGtaggaaaagaaacaaaaaaagttatcttCGCAAGCACTAGGAATCGATACTGCTGCATATGTTCACGAGCAAACAGTAAAAATGAGACGCCAAAGGACCacgtctgtttcaaaaattggaaCAAGTCTTCAAATGCCATGGAATCTGACATCATAGTGGAAGGTTTCAAATGCAGTGTTTCCATGCATAACCTGAAATATCATCAGCTGATTGGTGAGTCACAAGGTGATCAGTTAATTTCAgatgttattaattattatgtatttgtgTCGATAGTATATTTTCGAAATAATTTCAATGCCGTgtggtatttaatgtttttatttccgaCGTCGCACGTTTCATATGTTTTCATACAATGCTGCATATTGTAACGAACTGAAATGTAGCGCTTTTGTAACAGCTACTTCCTAAATATACAGAAAGGTATTAGCTCTacaatgtttattaatgtaacctCGCGAAGAGTAGgtactaaatattgtgaactaTATGAAAATAGTTAGCCTCAGAGCAGTAACCGAGCGCTCTGATATGCCTACAAGAAGAACGTGCATATGTGGCCATTTCGAGTTAAAAATGATTTGGTAGTTTTCTGTAGGTATTTTTCAGTGAGCCATTGTATGTAAGTAGTTGTGTTAATTAAAGAAATGTTGTCTTGCACTTGTATTTCATACCCCAGAAATAGCATAGCCATACAATTCAGAGCCTACCACTATGTTAATATATGTACTTCTTTGAGGGCTTAACTGCAGATTTATGTCTTGGTATGGTTCTTAGGAATATTTTTAAAGGGTATGCAAGGTATAAAGTTTTCCATTTAGCCGAAAAAAGGACCCAAAAATATTGTAAAGTATGCGGccttagttttaatatttgtgagAAATAGAGTATTGAAGTCTTATCTTGTTTAAGGCCTTGTTACAGCGTTTAACGGCccttcaaaaacaataatttttaatcaatgttttgtctaTACAGAAAAATCACCCAGTTTTAACAATACCACCTTAAACGTTTTATTAAAGTATTGTCATACCAATAAACATAAcagtttttttccaatatttctaaataagttaaCGCCAATTTTTTGCCCGAAAATGAGATAAAGAATGACAAAATAATGTATGCGGCCGAATTATACGTGGTAGATTTAAATAGCTTCTAAGGATTTGTTCACAGTTTCATTTCACGGAGTCATGAATTTTCTCAATTCATTACATTGGAAACTAACTGATAAATTTAACTCATTATTTTCGAAACGCTGCAACATGgccttgtattttttttcgtatataaataaatacctataCATTTATCACATTAGTACGTAGcgtgttgtaaacattttcagGAGATGGCGATAGCAGCATTATGACCCAGTTGGTGAAGGCTCAGCCATATGGTCCAAATTTTACAATCACCAAAATTGAATGTACTAACCACATACTGCGAAATTACCTTCGAAGGATACGTTGTATTGCTCAAAAGACGAAAAACGAAATTGGTTCCGTTTCTCCTGTTCTACGAAAGGCTGTATCTGACAAACAACTCCGCCTTCGAGCTGCAGTCACCGGAGCTGTGCAGCATAGGCGTGCTCAAAAAGAGTTTCCAATTCACAGAAAAATTGAGGAGTTAAAACTTGACATTTACAATGGTCCATTTCACGTATTTGGTGACCACTCAGGATGCGCAATTAGAGGTTATTTCTGTAGCGGATTGAAAGAAAACGAGGAAAACCTTGTACCGCCTCTTCAAGAGGCAGGTATATGGTCAGAAATAATAGCAGCTCGAAACATTGTTGCACATCATGCTGTAAGCCTTTTACATAATGTCAATACTAATACAGCAGAGTCTTTCAATAATGTGGTTTGCAAGCATGTTTCAAGTAAACGAGTAAACTTTTGTTTGAGTGGTGGCTACCAAACAAGAAGCGAGCTCTCTGTAATTTCTTTTAATTCAGGTCCTCAAACACAGTCCTTTATCCATAAAGGTTTAACAAACAGTAGTCCTGGAAACATCACTAAAGCTCACATACAGCGCAAGGAACGTTCATCAGAGAAAAGAAAGCTCAGGAGGCTgacaaacccacaaacatttaAGCGCAGAAAGTTGTATGTGACAGGTCCTGACAAGGATTATGGCTGTGTAGAACAACGCATACCTGACATGGAACCAGACGAATATGCAAGACAGACACAGGAATTTCTCGCTAGTCTTTGTAAAACGGATGAAGAACGAGAAAATCTACAAATCGCTACCAAAGGGCAAAATGATTCTGTTCTCTGGAAATCAGAAAGAATCAAGCGACTGACAGCATCAAATTTCGGTAGAATCTGTAACATGAAGAAATCCACTAAGCGAGCAAAATCCGTTGTCAGTATATTGTACAGTAGGTTTTCAGGGACGGAGGCCACAAGGTATGGATTGGAAAATGAGCATAGCGCCATTCAGGATTTTGAAGTGAACTTTGGTAAGAAGGTGGCTCGCTGTGGCTTATTCGTCGATAAGGAACACCCATGGCTGGCAGCAACACCTGACGGTCTTGTTGGAGATGATGGTATCCTTGAAGTAAAATGTCCTGCCGTAGCTGCCAGAATGTCTCCACAAGaagcagtggaacagaaaaaagtaacattttgtaacattgtggatggtaaaaTGTTTCTGAAGAAAGGACATGCTTACATGTACCAAGTGCAGGGACAACTGCATATTACCAATCGTAAGTACTGTTATTTCGTCCTTTGGACACCACGTGGCTTACTAGTGCAACAAATTGAAAGAGAGAACagtttctggaaagaaaaaatgatCAACAAACTGACACAGTTTTACATGACGTGCCTTCTACCGGAAATAATAGATCCACGTTATCCTAGGAATATGGAAATCAGGGAACCTGATAATACACTGTAAACAATTGATGGACAATAGCCTTACATGTAAGCCAAAATTACCACAAACAGTACAGGTAAATTcccatttttaaagaaggatattaacaacaaaaatgATTTCATAAAGATTACAGTTAGGCCTATAGATTTTTGTTTTCTAGTCCAATAAACAATTGAAACATAGAAAATTGGCGTACTATTTTGACGAAAGATGTTTGAAATGATACAGTTATACAGACAAGTGCCCAGTTGCCAGTTTCCgtgccaacagaaaaaaaaaaccttatgtttGTGTATGCTGTGAAATACTTAAATCAATATAATGTAACAGTGTAATTGGCATGCAGTGTCTTATAACTTTGCACTTAGATTATATTATTATGGGCCGTATCTCATTGTGAATCGTTTTAAAAGATatacgtaaaatgtttgtttcactcTACATGTTATATTGTGCGCTGATAGTTTACTACTAGTATCGAGcagctgtttatttttatttttggttttgatgtattaacattagtttcattatttGTATTTGCACCGTATTATTTATCAAGAGTGTTCGAAAcgaaataatttgttatactGAATCTGAAATagttgtatgaatatatttatttttgtatgtttaaatatgtaaggtggaatatttttttgtgtgaacAATTAGTATGTATGTTCAGAGCTATTGTATTGTAGCTATTGTCTCAACAGTTTCAAAACATTAAGCCAGTTTTTTACCATTTACTTAAGCTGATTCATGGTGACAACTGTCTTATTTTGTGGTACAAATTACATAGATGTATAACCTGTAGTAAGAATGAACATAACAATTCTCatagatataaaatgtaaataaaatatgtaaatgtggTATTGTTGAATGAGCATTAGGTGTTGtgtgaataatatattttgttatgaatgttgtaatttacaagaaagatatttatatacatatgttgTAAAATATACACATATCCATACACACTTTGCAGCAAGTGATTTCATTACATACCCTTCCATTTTATTTTGGCATTTTGTATACACTGCCAAAGGAAAAGTTTAATTACGATTTACTACCAATCTGTACAAAGTGCCTACAAGAGGTTTACATTTGTGGATACATGTGCCTCTGtagtacattattattgtaatagtgaACGAATATTAAATTCACACATCTGGTACTTTAAAATTAAGTAGGAATATGAAGAAAACATACACTATAGTATTTGTTACATTAAGAAGGATCACAAACACACATGGTATTAcccatattaaaataagaataatatataaatacattaagaTTAGAAACATTACAGAGTTTACATTACTTAAGACCGACGACAATAAATAGGGATGTAGTACGTTGAGTAACATTGTCATATATTACATGACAAATTAATCCTTTAGTACACTCACTAGGTCATTGAATAATCTAAGACAATCATAAGAATAAACTCAGGCAATATAGAAAGGCCTATACGAGTACACAAACGAATAAACATTAGACTACTAGTTAACTTACAGTAGAACAAAAACTAAACATgtcttaattttttatcaaatatttcataagtttatttaTGACCCGCAgtgaaatttacagttttttttttgtcctgaaaTAAAATTGCATTCGCTATGTTCTTTCTAGACATCGTTTTCCGCACTATCTCTTAAAAATTGTGAGCTGTAGCGCTAAGCAGCACACAGGCTGACGAACATATAAGAATAAATTTAGCCAATCAGTGTAGGCTAATGCGTAGCAAGTTTAATAGTTCAGTCGGTAataatctaaattatttgttataaaatgcAATAGAAACAAAACGATCTCATTTGATAGCAAATGTAGATAGTTGTTTTAAAGTACCACAAATTTGAAACACCATTTGTTAATTCACAGCCAACCATATAAGGAGTGAGGCAATCATCGTTTACGTAACATATGAGAGGCTAATATTGATAATGGTGTAAGTCACTTATATTCCGAAGCACTAGTGTTACATTAAATATGTTTCATACGAAAGCCcctctaaattatttaatatttattaactttCTCAAAATCATTCAAGCACTTAGTTGGTTCTGTCTTTTAAATATCGTAACAACtaattgttttgttaaaaattggtAATGTGCCTTATTCCACTATCATTCTAAGCCTTTCATATCATTGCATGCAGTTACGGCATTCATAATAAAAGGCCACTTATATTTTCCGAGTTTGAATAGgaaaatatatctttattcgttaaacatttttactaaagccTGTTCTATAGTGACACGGAACCGTAAGCAACGGAAACGCATAACGGAAACTCAAACGCAATCGCAAGAGTTGTGTTGCCAATCTCATGCCGAAGCGTTTCCGTGTCCGCTTGCGTCCACTGTTGcaagtatattaaaatattcgTTTTTGTGCGTTCACTGTAGAACGGACCTAATGATTTATAAGAACGGCTGAAAACAATAGCGTCCGAAATGAAATATGCTAGATGTATTTTACTGCAGAACAATAAACGGCGATTGTTTCATCAGCTGCAAAATATTGCATACAAACACAACTTTAAAAGCAACAGAGCATTCGTTTAGTgggtaataataattatattatagttTCTTCATTCCAAAAGAAAGTATCATGGCATAAAAATATCTTTCACGATTCTCTGAAGTGTAATCTGGCCTTAGTTCAGCGCGGAAATCCTAAACAATGACATTCCGCCGCATGCGCCAGCCAAGTGTCTCGAGGTGCCGGCTCGGTGCCGGGAAGCGGACACCACGTTCACTATCTGCCTCGCGCCCTTTCCCCTGCCCACGCACTCTCCCTCCCTGGTGTCTGCTCGGCGGTCGGGTGGGGGAAGACACCATCCCGCCTTTCGAGGGGCGGAAAGCCACGGCGAGTAGTTCCAGCGTCTGCCGCGATTCCTGCACGAAGATGAGCCCGTCCAAGCGCGCGAAGTGATTTTCCCACGGACATAGGCGGCGCCCTTAAGAGAAGTACCATAAGGCATGCTTACTCTACGGAATTCATTTTTACACGGCTACAAAAGTGACACCCGTGTAGAAAGTCAAGCGACTGTCGTCTTAAGCTACGTCTTTCTGTAGTTCATTCGCTGCAACAGAAAATCACCCATGTGTAAGTGTCCTAAATGCCAAAACGATACGAGAATCGTCATAGTTAAACTGAGACAGATCAAGCACTGTGCCGCAAATTTGTAATTATAAGAAACCGATTTATTTTTGAcctataatttaattttgcatttataattttGACAGAGAATTTATATATTAACATAAACTTAGTTACCTTA
This genomic window from Bacillus rossius redtenbacheri isolate Brsri chromosome 6, Brsri_v3, whole genome shotgun sequence contains:
- the LOC134533335 gene encoding uncharacterized protein LOC134533335 isoform X1, with the translated sequence MESARKQVLNEDKRRGKKRHLRLNAVRKKRKWNKGKVLRLVDGRLRYVKNHETRFSNYTSHESFSTSKHAGNIENAVERKTQTDSETCYITLSPARCSTSPGDTASHDQVDIDGAGCSFWTNEILASPQKVTTTDYPTEEYDVTGIFSDTEQESKSVTSDYAQLLEGVEKLSSPASSPEQTSPKKTFSSESSTFPIQGRRLFDVDFLFKEMSRISQHNKVFQCSFENMRLIKEHKNGMISKFDFKCNMCGTVESIFSEDPQTNKVNCNMAWVNSMLLTGQSFTQLQDITSTLEMPCMAKETFNKCQKSLSSVIHDVACQSMEAAGKEEARLAVENGSVDVDGVPLIAVVTDGAWCKRSYGNKYDALSGVACIVGKETKKVIFASTRNRYCCICSRANSKNETPKDHVCFKNWNKSSNAMESDIIVEGFKCSVSMHNLKYHQLIGDGDSSIMTQLVKAQPYGPNFTITKIECTNHILRNYLRRIRCIAQKTKNEIGSVSPVLRKAVSDKQLRLRAAVTGAVQHRRAQKEFPIHRKIEELKLDIYNGPFHVFGDHSGCAIRGYFCSGLKENEENLVPPLQEAGIWSEIIAARNIVAHHAVSLLHNVNTNTAESFNNVVCKHVSSKRVNFCLSGGYQTRSELSVISFNSGPQTQSFIHKGLTNSSPGNITKAHIQRKERSSEKRKLRRLTNPQTFKRRKLYVTGPDKDYGCVEQRIPDMEPDEYARQTQEFLASLCKTDEERENLQIATKGQNDSVLWKSERIKRLTASNFGRICNMKKSTKRAKSVVSILYSRFSGTEATRYGLENEHSAIQDFEVNFGKKVARCGLFVDKEHPWLAATPDGLVGDDGILEVKCPAVAARMSPQEAVEQKKVTFCNIVDGKMFLKKGHAYMYQVQGQLHITNRKYCYFVLWTPRGLLVQQIERENSFWKEKMINKLTQFYMTCLLPEIIDPRYPRNMEIREPDNTL